In a genomic window of Pelotomaculum thermopropionicum SI:
- the ThiS gene encoding sulfur transfer protein (involved in thiamine biosynthesis) gives MVTVKLHTFLKKYHPAGGEVNRIEYRKGMTVQEVLEHLGLDAGAVGLILVNSRLARANCELAEGDAIDLYPVFGGG, from the coding sequence TTGGTAACGGTAAAGCTGCATACGTTTTTAAAGAAATACCATCCCGCCGGGGGCGAGGTGAACCGTATTGAGTACAGGAAGGGGATGACGGTGCAGGAGGTTTTGGAGCATCTCGGCCTGGACGCCGGCGCGGTGGGGCTTATACTGGTCAACAGCAGGCTTGCCCGGGCCAATTGCGAGTTGGCCGAAGGGGACGCAATAGATTTATACCCTGTTTTTGGAGGGGGATGA
- the SfcA gene encoding malic enzyme, whose amino-acid sequence MSLNLLVRLKLSNRPGTLAKVLTVIARKGGSLGAIDLISASPSHVVRELMIRLRDASLLEELLKALEEVPGVQVLRVADRVFMRHLGGKIEINSKRPLTNWEDLSLVYTPGVAEVSETIAKDPNKAYKLTMKGNSVAIVTDGSAVLGLGNLGPLAALPVMEGKSVLFKKFANIDAVPLCLAVHEPDQIIDAVAACAPAFGGINLEDIAAPKCFEIEERLSQLLDIPVFHDDQHGTAIVTLAGLYNALKVVGKEMAGVRVVISGAGAAGVAITKILKGAGVQHIIVCDRKGAISRDNPPAQPSKRWIAENTNEACVHGSLKDVIAGADVFIGVSGPGLLNRQDVMKMAEKPVVFALANPEPEVEPEEIYDIAGVIATGRSDYPNQINNALAFPGVFRGALDCHARTINDKMCLAAAHALSGVVTGDQLAAENVIPSVFNENVVQVVAEAVKKAARETGVAREFPNHANV is encoded by the coding sequence ATGTCTCTCAATTTATTAGTCAGATTGAAACTGTCCAACCGTCCCGGGACGCTGGCCAAGGTGCTTACCGTAATCGCCCGGAAGGGGGGCAGCCTGGGCGCCATTGACTTAATTTCCGCCTCGCCATCCCACGTAGTCAGGGAACTGATGATCCGGCTTCGCGATGCAAGTCTTCTCGAAGAACTGCTTAAGGCCCTGGAAGAGGTTCCCGGGGTACAAGTTCTCCGCGTGGCCGACAGGGTCTTTATGAGGCACCTGGGAGGCAAAATTGAAATAAACTCCAAACGTCCGCTTACCAACTGGGAGGACCTGTCCCTGGTGTACACGCCAGGGGTGGCGGAAGTATCGGAGACCATCGCAAAGGATCCGAACAAAGCCTATAAACTGACCATGAAGGGAAATTCAGTGGCCATCGTAACCGACGGATCGGCCGTGCTCGGGCTGGGCAACCTCGGCCCGCTGGCCGCCCTGCCGGTAATGGAGGGCAAATCGGTCCTATTTAAAAAGTTTGCCAATATCGATGCAGTACCCTTGTGCCTGGCCGTACACGAGCCGGATCAAATTATCGACGCCGTTGCGGCCTGCGCACCAGCCTTCGGCGGCATAAACCTGGAAGATATTGCCGCCCCCAAATGCTTTGAAATTGAAGAAAGGCTGTCGCAGTTGCTGGACATACCGGTTTTTCACGACGACCAGCACGGAACTGCCATTGTAACCCTGGCCGGGCTGTACAACGCGCTTAAAGTGGTGGGCAAGGAAATGGCCGGGGTCAGGGTGGTAATCAGCGGGGCCGGCGCCGCGGGCGTAGCCATCACCAAGATATTGAAAGGCGCCGGCGTGCAGCATATCATCGTCTGCGACCGGAAGGGGGCAATTTCCAGGGACAACCCGCCTGCCCAGCCGTCCAAACGGTGGATTGCGGAAAATACCAATGAGGCTTGCGTTCACGGCAGCTTAAAGGATGTCATAGCCGGTGCCGACGTCTTTATCGGGGTGTCCGGGCCGGGCCTGCTGAACCGCCAGGATGTTATGAAAATGGCCGAAAAGCCGGTGGTTTTTGCCTTGGCCAACCCCGAACCGGAGGTCGAACCGGAGGAGATATACGACATTGCCGGGGTCATTGCCACCGGCAGATCGGATTACCCCAACCAGATTAACAACGCTTTGGCCTTTCCGGGCGTTTTCCGGGGGGCGCTCGACTGCCACGCCAGGACAATAAACGATAAGATGTGCCTGGCTGCGGCGCACGCCCTGTCCGGGGTGGTCACCGGCGACCAGCTTGCAGCGGAAAACGTTATTCCTTCGGTGTTCAACGAAAACGTGGTGCAGGTTGTGGCGGAGGCGGTGAAGAAGGCGGCAAGAGAAACCGGCGTGGCCAGAGAGTTTCCCAACCATGCAAACGTATAA